The following DNA comes from Thermococcus sp. LS1.
AGTGGTCGCGGTGACGACGAAGGTGAGCTCCTGACCTAGTATACCTACCTTGATGTAGTCTCCCCTGACGACTGGCCTACCGACGAGCCTGCTGTGGAGCCACTCAACGAAGTCGTGTCCAAAGCGTATCGGCTCGGTCGGGGCAACTATGACCTTCTTGGCTTCCTTGACCTCTGCCTTTCTGACAGTAACCTCGTCGCCAAGTCCAACTCCAGCGTTCTTCCTGATGGTTCCATCCATTCTGATGATGGAAAGTCCCTCGTCCTCTGGGTACGCTGGCCAAACGACCGCGGCGGTGTTCTTGGTTCCGATGATCTCGATGATATCACCCGGCTGGACGCCAATCTCGCGCATGGCTTTCCTGTCTATCCTAACTATCCCTCTTCCAACGTCGCGCTGATATGCAGACGCGACCTTCAGCTTAGCTTCCCTTTTTTCGGCCATTATTTACCACCTCCAACTTTTCATGACCGATGATCTTGATTTTTGCAGCTTGATTTTATCTGGGGTTGCAGGGGGCGGAGCCCCCTCAGGAGTTTAAGGAAAGGCGGGGTTGTGGGGCGAAGCCCCACTACGGGGGGTTTGATGGTAGAGGAAGATAAGGGGGTGCCCCCTTGCCTTCCCTTAAAACGAAAGCGTCACTCAATCTTAACCTCGAAGCCCTCTCCTTCCTTCTTGGTCGGGTGCTTCTTTGGAATCCTGATTTCAAGGACGCCGTTGTTGTACTTGGCCCTGGTCTTCTCTGGGATGACTTCCTCTGGGAGCCTGATGATTCTCCTGTAGCCGCTGTAGTAGCGCTCGATCTTTATGGCTCCCTCGCGCTCAAGCTCCTTCTCGCGCCTGACCTGGGCCTCGATATAAACCGCATCTTCGGTGACCCTGACCTTGATGTCCTCCTTTCTGACTCCTGGAAGCTCAGCGGTGATGACGAACTCGTCGCCCCTGTCGAAGATGTCAACGAATGGCTCCCTCCAGACCTCGCTGGTAAGCTCTTCGTAAGCTGGCCCCTCGCGATGGCTCCAGAGCCTTGGCCCGCGCATGAAGTCCCTGAATATTGCGTCAATCTCCTCCTGAATCTCTCTCATTATGTCGAACGGGTCCCAGTAGGGGCGGTCCCTCCTCCAGACCACCGGCACCACCCCCTTCACCTTTTGGTTACCAGTAGTAACTAAAAAAGAAGAGTTTATAAAGTTTTGTGTCTTTTAGTGTGCATCGGTGACTAAAACCTGCTTCATTCTTTGGTTTTCTTTTCCTTGAACCTCACAATGGGCGCGTTCCAGACGAGCTTGGTGGGGATGGTGACGGTCTCTCCGTCGTCCCCAATTAGAACGATGTTCGTGGCGTTTATCTCCTTAACGACGCCCTTGTAGCCCTTTAGGTTCACGTAGTCACCTATCTCGAAGGGCCTCACTGCCGATATCCAAGCCCCTGCGGCTATGTTGTTCAGCATGTCGTGCAGTCCAAAGCCCATGAGGATGCCGATGAAGGCGGTCACGCTTATCGTCAGGCCCTCAATCTGGTAGCCCAAGTAACTTAAAGCTGTAAAGATTGAGAACATGACTCCTACAACGACGACAAAGTCCTCGAGGAAGTCGAGGATGAGGTCGTGGATGTTAAACCTGTTCATGGATTTCCTTATGCTAATTCCTATGATCTTTGAGATTAGAGAGCCAATCACGATTATGAGGATTGCATAAATCAGCTTTTCGAGTTCCATGGGATTTCCCTATTTTAGGTTGTTCCTGCGCCTTTTAAGGTTAGAGCTCCAGAACAGAGTTAGGCTCGAGGGCCTTCGCCTCGTAACCCAGACCCCCCAGTATACGGGCGAACTCCCCGGCGAAACCATAGACTGTGAAAATTCTCTCGGGCTTTACCCTCTCCACTATCTTCATCAGCTCCCAGAAATCCGCATGATTGCTCAGCTTCAGCCTCCCAAAGCCCGAAACAGTAAGCTCCCACGGTGAAAGAGAGTTCTCAACCCTTGGCGAGCGATAGGAGCGAAGCACGATATCGCCATCCCCCTCGATGTTGCGAAACTCGATTCCGAACTTCGCATAAATCCGAGCGACCTTCACTATCTCCCTAGAGGCTTTCACAGTATAGCCATGAACGTCGAGTATCTTCATGACCTCCTGGGCCTTTCCCATCTGGTTGACGTAGAGGGTCGGCCTCTTTCCCCGGTCTAAAGCCTCCTCCACGAAGGCCACCAGCTTTTTCTCGGCCTCTCGCGGGGATGGGAACGTGAACGAGGGAACCCCAAAGGTAGCTTCGATTATGAGAACGTCGGCCCTCGGAAAGTGGCTCTTTTCGGCGGTTCTCAGCTTGAACCACTTGGTGTCGCCGGTATAGAAAACCGTCTCTGTGTCCAGCCAGAGCTTTATTCCCGCCGAGCCGAGCATGTGGCCTGCTGGATAGAGCCTGGCTTTGTACTCGCCGAGGTAGAAGGTCTCTCCAAACTCGACCTCGCGATAGAAGCCGCCCTTACGGAGGTGGCTGAGGAACTTTGTCGCTTTGGTGGCGAAGATAACCTCGCCGCTCACGAAATGATCTGTATGCGCATGACTCTGGAAGGCAATCTTAGCCGAACTGTCGAGGCCGAGGTTCCGTATTATCATTACTTGAATAAGTGCCCGAAATCCTTATTTAGCTTCGTTTCGATAGTAATCTCGGTGTTGAGATGGTCACCTACATACTCGAGACGCGTGAACTGACCAAGTTCTTCGGCAAAAGAAACGTCGTCTATCATCTTAATCTCAAGGTCCCTAAGGGGGCTGTCTACGGCTTCCTAGGGCCGAACGGCGCCGGAAAGACCACCACCATAAAGATGCTGACCGGTGCGCTCAAGCCGACCTACGGCGAGATAAGGATTTTCGGCCTTGAGATGCCGCGCGAGAGGGTCGGAATAATGAAGCGGGTCGGCTACATGCCCGAGAAGCCCCTGGCTTACGAGGACATGACCATCTTCGAGTTCCTCACCTACATGGGGCGCCTGCTCGGCCTTCCAAGGGGAGAAGCCATTAAGCAGGCCCGTGAGCTGATGGCCTACACCGGAGTTGGTAAACTCGCCTTTAACAAAATCAAGGAGCTATCTAGCGGCCAGAGGCAGCGTGTCAGCTTCGCCGCGTCCCTTCTTGGCGACCCCGAAATGCTCATCCTTGACGAGCCTACCAGCAACCTCGACCCGCTCGGCAGAATGGAGTTCATCGGGAAGATTCTTGAGCTGGCAAAAGTCGGCAAGACGATATTCATTAGCTCACACATAGTTAGTGAGATAGAGAGGATGTGCAACTACGTTGGGCTCATCAAGGACGGTCAACTCATAGAGCAGGGCCGCGTGAGGGATCTGGTGAACGTTGAAAGCACTGACTACGATGTCATCGTCTCGGACAATACCAAGCTCCTTGAATTCCTGAAGGGGCAGGTTTACGTGCGCGAGGCATGGAAGGAGGAAGGGGTTCTCCGGGTGAAGCTCGACGAGCGCTTTGCCGAGCGGTTCTTCGAGGAGGTTCCAGCTTTCCTCGCCCGCGAGAAACTCGCCCTTAAGCTCTTCAAGCCCCACACCAGTCCGCTGGAGAGAATCCTCATGAAGCGCTTCAATGTGGGGTGGAAAGGATGAGCGAGAATGCTGCAACAAGCGGGAGGGGATTGACGAAGAGCGGCTTCTGGATTATTTTCGAGACTGAATTCAGGAGGCACCTTCGCTCAAGGAAGCTCAAGGTGCTCTTCGTTGTCACGTTCTTTCCGACACTCATTTACCTAATAAGCCCGAACGCTACTGGAACGGGCGTCGATGCTATGCAGAAAGCATTCCAGGCCCTTATGCTCGACCTCGTACCCAACTACTGGCTCGGAATAATCGGCCAGCTACTCGCGATAATCCTCATGAGCGACCTCCTCGCGAGCGAAATCGACCGGGGCACGATAAGACTACTCCTTGCGCGTCCAGTTCGCTTAAGCGAGGTCGTAACGGCAAAATTCTTGGCAGGGATGAGTTCCCTGGCGGTTCTCTTTGGAGTTCCATACTTAATAATCTGGCTCTACAATCCTGTCGTTTACGGTACAGGAATAGAGGGGCTGTGGAAAGGTCTTTCCGACTTCGCCCTCATCCTAGGGGCGACGCTACTGGTTCTCGCGGCCCTTGGAGCCCTTGCAATGCTGGTTTCTGTCATTGTCACGAGGCCGCTCTACGCTTCCATAGCTACTTTCGGTCTCGTTTTCCTCCTGCAGTTCCTTCTTCCCCAGATACCCTACGTGAAAAACTCTGAGCGCTATACCCTTGGCTATCAGACGGTCGTGCTGCTTAAGTCAGGATTCGATAAGCTTAATCTCACTGATTTCCATGGAAATCCTGCCCATACGGCACTCTTCTTTGGAGCTGCTACCGTTCTTCTCCT
Coding sequences within:
- a CDS encoding Hsp20/alpha crystallin family protein, which translates into the protein MVWRRDRPYWDPFDIMREIQEEIDAIFRDFMRGPRLWSHREGPAYEELTSEVWREPFVDIFDRGDEFVITAELPGVRKEDIKVRVTEDAVYIEAQVRREKELEREGAIKIERYYSGYRRIIRLPEEVIPEKTRAKYNNGVLEIRIPKKHPTKKEGEGFEVKIE
- a CDS encoding mechanosensitive ion channel family protein, with the translated sequence MELEKLIYAILIIVIGSLISKIIGISIRKSMNRFNIHDLILDFLEDFVVVVGVMFSIFTALSYLGYQIEGLTISVTAFIGILMGFGLHDMLNNIAAGAWISAVRPFEIGDYVNLKGYKGVVKEINATNIVLIGDDGETVTIPTKLVWNAPIVRFKEKKTKE
- a CDS encoding MBL fold metallo-hydrolase — its product is MIIRNLGLDSSAKIAFQSHAHTDHFVSGEVIFATKATKFLSHLRKGGFYREVEFGETFYLGEYKARLYPAGHMLGSAGIKLWLDTETVFYTGDTKWFKLRTAEKSHFPRADVLIIEATFGVPSFTFPSPREAEKKLVAFVEEALDRGKRPTLYVNQMGKAQEVMKILDVHGYTVKASREIVKVARIYAKFGIEFRNIEGDGDIVLRSYRSPRVENSLSPWELTVSGFGRLKLSNHADFWELMKIVERVKPERIFTVYGFAGEFARILGGLGYEAKALEPNSVLEL
- a CDS encoding ABC transporter ATP-binding protein; its protein translation is MVTYILETRELTKFFGKRNVVYHLNLKVPKGAVYGFLGPNGAGKTTTIKMLTGALKPTYGEIRIFGLEMPRERVGIMKRVGYMPEKPLAYEDMTIFEFLTYMGRLLGLPRGEAIKQARELMAYTGVGKLAFNKIKELSSGQRQRVSFAASLLGDPEMLILDEPTSNLDPLGRMEFIGKILELAKVGKTIFISSHIVSEIERMCNYVGLIKDGQLIEQGRVRDLVNVESTDYDVIVSDNTKLLEFLKGQVYVREAWKEEGVLRVKLDERFAERFFEEVPAFLAREKLALKLFKPHTSPLERILMKRFNVGWKG
- a CDS encoding ABC transporter permease, which gives rise to MSENAATSGRGLTKSGFWIIFETEFRRHLRSRKLKVLFVVTFFPTLIYLISPNATGTGVDAMQKAFQALMLDLVPNYWLGIIGQLLAIILMSDLLASEIDRGTIRLLLARPVRLSEVVTAKFLAGMSSLAVLFGVPYLIIWLYNPVVYGTGIEGLWKGLSDFALILGATLLVLAALGALAMLVSVIVTRPLYASIATFGLVFLLQFLLPQIPYVKNSERYTLGYQTVVLLKSGFDKLNLTDFHGNPAHTALFFGAATVLLLLLAWAVLLRREFPE